In a genomic window of Ipomoea triloba cultivar NCNSP0323 chromosome 3, ASM357664v1:
- the LOC116013150 gene encoding uncharacterized protein LOC116013150: protein MTCEAPVIRNLQQLVANVDTVKDDNVPQDAGAKMDKSINIGNAPPIFRIHGQNFHLIGGLIPQEGNKPKFAQLYIHDTDNEVDNRISSFSMGEKNAAVHLEIVKDIKHDLDEHNVLVKSFRCAKGHIDSNPRVDFKMRLIGKRNGDARTYNLPTVSEVAALIVGDIDPTMGSRDILVETNSGGLKRINELNPAYLPLQYPILFPYGEDGYREDIQFNAVRIKQSGGRCRVSQREFFAYRIHERFNDLSTILYARRLFQQFLVDAYTMVESSRLLYIRNNQKSLRCEAYKGLSDALTRGEVETSKQGKRIILPSSFTCGARYMIQNYQDAMAICRHKGYPNLFITFTCNPKWPEIQRYMKKCNLNAEDRPDIVCRVFKMKLDCLVKEIRSGTLFGTVTAVVYTIEFQKRGLPHAHIIVFMERLSTPFTTQTMDKFISAEIPDKEVDIEYYKVVEEFMIHGPCGLHRPKSPCMVNKKCSKHFPKKFVNVSTWDDDGYPIYKRRESSRIVEKNGVQLDNRYVVPHNRYLLLKYKAHINVEWCNQSRAIKYLFKYVNKGNDRVIAEFYKSTNDEQQNDTVDEIAKYYDCSMFTAWFEANKKFDSAKELPYIDMPTKFVWKKDIKEWHPRQRGFSIGRIFYVPPGSGEIYYLRCLLNVVRGPTNFEDIKSYKGVIYPTF from the exons ATGACATGTGAAGCTCCAGTTATTCGCAATTTACAACAATTGGTTGCTAATGTTGATACGGTCAAGGATGATAATGTTCCGCAAGACGCTG GAGCAAAGATGGACAAATCCATAAACATTGGTAATGCCCCTCCTATTTTTAGGATTCATGGACAGAATTTTCACCTAATTGGAGGTTTAATTCCTCAAGAAGGCAATAAGCCCAAATTTGCTCAATTATACATTCACGACACGGATAATGAGGTAGACAATCGGATCAGTTCATTCAG cATGGGTGAAAAGAATGCAGCAGTGCATTTGGAAATTGTGAAAGATATAAAGCATGATCTAGATGAACACAATGTGTTGGTGAAATCATTTCGCTGTGCCAAGGGTCATATTGACTCAAATCCAAGAGTAGATTTCAAGATGAGGTTAATTGGTAAGCGAAATGGTGATGCAAGGACATACAACCTACCAACGGTGTCAGAGGTTGCTGCTCTTATCGTGGGTGACATTGATCCAACGATGGGTTCCAGGGATATTTTGGTTGAGACTAATTCAGGTGGTCTAAAGAGGATAAACGAGCTTAACCCTGCTTACCTTCCTTTGCAATATCCCATTCTTTTCCCGTATGGTGAAGACGGCTACAGAGAGGATATCCAATTCAATGCAGTTCGAATCAAGCAAAGTGGTGGTCGATGTCGTGTGTCGCAGCGTGAGTTCTTCGCTTACAGGATACATGAGAGGTTTAACGATTTGTCCACAATCTTATATGCACGGAGACTTTTCCAACAATTCCTGGTAGATGCCTACACAATGGTTGAGTCTAGCAGGCTTCTGTATATTAGAAATAATCAAAAGTCCTTGAGATGTGAAGCATACAAAGGCCTTTCAGATGCGTTGACCAGAGGAGAAGTTGAGACTAGCAAACAAGGTAAACGAATAATATTGCCATCCAGTTTCACTTGTGGTGCTAGATATATGATCCAAAATTATCAGGATGCTATGGCTATTTGTCGACATAAGGGTTATCCAAATTTATTTATCACATTTACATGCAACCCGAAGTGGCCGGAGATTCAAAGATACATGAAAAAATGCAACCTCAACGCTGAAGATAGGCCAGACATTGTATGTAGGGTGTTTAAGATGAAGCTAGACTGCTTAGTCAAAGAAATACGGTCGGGAACACTGTTCGGTACAGTTACTGCAG TCGTATATACCATTGAATTCCAGAAGCGGGGTTTACCACATGCTCACATTATAGTCTTTATGGAAAGATTGTCAACACCATTTACTACACAAACAATGGACAAATTCATTTCAGCTGAAATTCCTGACAAAGAGGTTGACATTGAATACTACAAAGTTGTTGAAGAATTTATGATTCATGGACCATGTGGATTACATAGGCCAAAATCTCCATGCATGGTAAACAAGAAGTGTTCAAAGCACTTCCCAAAGAAATTTGTTAATGTATCAACTTGGGATGATGATGGGTATCCGATATACAAGCGAAGGGAAAGTTCTAGAATTGTGGAGAAGAATGGTGTGCAGTTGGATAACAGATATGTGGTACCACATAATAGATATTTGCTTCTCAAGTATAAGGCACACATCAATGTGGAGTGGTGCAATCAATCTAGGGCGATCAAATATCTTTTTAAGTACGTGAACAAAGGCAACGACAGGGTCATTGCAGAATTCTACAAGAGCACGAATGATGAGCAACAAAATGACACTGTTGATGAAATAGCAAAGTATTACGATTGCAG TATGTTCACTGCTTGGTTTGAGGCTAACAAGAAATTTGATTCTGCGAAGGAGTTGCCATACATTGACATGCCAACAAAGTTTGTTTGGAAGAAGGATATCAAAGAGTGGCATCCCAGGCAGAGGGGGTTCTCAATTGGAAGAATTTTTTATGTACCTCCAGGAAGTGGTGAAATCTACTACTTGAGGTGTCTTCTAAATGTAGTTCGAGGGCCGACTAATTTTGAGGACATCAAGTCATATAAGGGTGTCATATACCCCACTTTTTGA
- the LOC116013152 gene encoding uncharacterized protein LOC116013152, which translates to MRKLFVILLTSNLVNRPENVWNVVWQHLAEYVQFNKRKVLQQEDLCLSDDEKKNLALIEIELLLQSYNKTLKDYPHMPLPNYDDVVRCDNRLLWDELDYDRDALLKDSQTMERQLTDEQKVVYETVVNDVDHQKGGLYFVYGYGGTGKTFVWRALSAKIRSRGDIVINVASSGIASLLLPGGRTTHSRFAIPIAVTEDSTCNITQGSSLAELIIQCKLIIWDEAPMMHKHCFEALDRTLRDLFRFTDQNAGNRTFGGKTVVLGGDFRQILLVIPRGSRQDIVSASINTSYLWDSCQESLNGILADMHTPEFLNGLKASGIPNHALTLKVGSPVMLLRNIDHSMGLCNGTRLIITRLSDHVVEAKIVTGNNAGQIVLIPRMSMTPTDTRLPFKFQRRQFPLMLSYAMTINKSQGQTLTHVGLLLRKPVFVHVSTIRFLIANEDPTYSSTMFVYISIHFMDTRVDW; encoded by the exons ATGAGGAAATTGTTTGTCATACTACTTACTTCAAACTTGGTCAATCGCCCGGAAAATGTGTGGAACGTAGTGTGGCAACATCTAGCAGAATATGTACAATTTAACAAGCGCAAAGTGTTGCAACAAGAAG ATTTGTGTTTGTCCGATGAcgagaagaagaatttggcctTGATTGAAATAGAGCTTCTGTTACAGTCGTACAACAAGACATTGAAAGATTACCCTCATATGCCACTTCCAAACTACGATGATGTTGTGCGTTGTGATAATCGTCTGTTGTGGGATGAGCTTGATTACGACCGTGACGCATTATTAAAGGATAGTCAAACAATGGAAAGGCAATTGACGGATGAGCAAAAAGTTGTGTACGAAACTGTAGTAAATGACGTAGACCACCAGAAAGGGGGGTTGTACTTTGTCTACGGGTACGGTGGAACTGGGAAAACATTTGTCTGGAGAGCGCTATCTGCAAAAATTAGATCTAGAGGGGATATTGTCATCAACGTAGCATCCAGTGGAATCGCATCTTTATTGCTGCCTGGCGGCCGAACAACACACTCGAGGTTTGCAATACCAATTGCAGTCACAGAAGATTCAACCTGCAATATCACCCAAGGGAGTAGCTTGGCAGAACTCATTATCCAGTGCAAACttataatatgggatgaagcaccgatgatGCACAAGCATTGCTTCGAGGCACTAGATAGGACATTGCGTGATCTTTTTCGGTTCACTGATCAGAATGCTGGAAACCGAACGTTTGGAGGCAAAACCGTAGTACTTGGTGGTGATTTCAGACAAATACTGCTAGTGATCCCTAGAGGTTCAAGGCAAGACATTGTTTCAGCTTCAATCAACACTTCGTACCTTTGGGATTCATGTCAA gaatcccttaa TGGTATCCTGGCTGATATGCACACTCCTGAGTTTCTAAATGGGTTGAAAGCGTCTGGCATACCTAACCATGCTTTAACTTTAAAGGTGGGATCTCCGGTTATGTTGTTGAGAAACATAGATCACTCGATGGGTCTATGTAATGGTACAAGACTTATCATCACCAGATTATCTGATCATGTTGTGGAGGCAAAGATTGTTACAGGGAATAATGCAGGCCAAATTGTCTTGATACCAAGGATGTCAATGACCCCAACTGATACAAGActaccttttaaatttcaaagaagacaatttcctTTGATGCTATCATAcgcaatgactatcaacaaaagtcaaggcCAAACCTTGACACACGTAGGCTTACTATTAAGGAAACCGGTTTTTGTTCATGTATCAACTATACGATTTTTGATAGCAAACGAAG ATCCTACATATTCTAGTACCATGTTTGTTTATATTAGCATCCATTTTATGGACACTCGTGTGGACTGGTGA
- the LOC116014447 gene encoding probable manganese-transporting ATPase PDR2 isoform X2: MTRFRVGGKVVDSVDLLRKRHRLWRLDVWPFVSLYVLWLLVVIPSLDFVDACIVLGGIAVSHILVFLFTVWSVNFKCFIKYSKVDDIHLTDACKITPAKFCGSKEVVPLYLRKLASSSTENVDEIYFDFRKQRFIYSKEKGTFCKLPYPCKETFGYYLKNTGHGTEAKVVAATEKWGRNVFEYPQPTFQKLMKEQCMEPFFVFQVFCVGLWCLDEYWYYSLFTLFMLFMFESTMAKSRIKTLSELRRVRVDSETLMVYRCGKWVKLSGTDLLPGDVVSIGRSVGQSGEDKNVPADMLLLAGSAIVNEAILTGESTPQWKVSIMGRGAGEKLSARRDKAHVLFGGTKILQHTPDKTHQMKTPDGGCLAVVLRTGFETSQGKLMRTILFSTERVTANSWESGLFILFLVVFALIAAGYVLKKGLEDPTRSKYKLVLSCSLIITSVIPPELPMELSIAVNTSLIALARRGIFCTEPFRIPFAGKVDICCFDKTGTLTSDDMEFSGVGGLTDSEDLERDMSKVPRRALEILASCHALVFVDNKLVGDPLEKAALKGIDWSYKSDEKAMPKKGGDDAVQIVHRHHFASHLKRMAVVVRMQEQFFAFVKGAPETIQDRLVDVPHFYVPTYKKYTRQGSRVLALAFKPLPEMTVSEARSLERDIVESGLTFAGFAVFNCPIRVDSATVLSELKKSSHDLVMITGDQALTACHVASQVHIISKPAMILSRAKNNEKYDWVSPDETDIVSYSENEVEALSETYDLCIGGECVEMLQQTSATLKVIPYVKVFARVAPEQKELIMTTFKSVGRIALMCGDGTNDVGALKQAHVGVALLNAIPPSKGEKSASSKNEPPKNPKSKKLKPAIENGDGSVNSRGTSRSESTSSQAANRHLTPAEMQREKLKKLMDELNEGGDGQAPIVKLGDASMASPFTAKHASVAPTTDIIRQGRSTLVTTLQMFKILGLNCLATAYVLSVMYLDGVKLGDVQATISGVFTAAFFLFISHARPLQNLSAERPHPNIFCAYVFLSLLGQFAVHLFFLISSVNEANKYMPDECIEPDSDFHPNLVNTVSYMVSMMLQVATFAVNYMGRPFNQSISENKPFLYALLGAVGFFTVITSDLFRNLNDWLKLVPLPTGLRDKLLVWAVLMFLSCYSWERLLRWAFPGKMPAWKHRQRRAAASLEKKKL; encoded by the exons ATGACGAGGTTTCGGGTCGGTGGGAAAGTGGTGGATAGTGTGGATTTGCTGAGGAAGAGGCACCGACTATGGCGCTTGGACGTCTGGCCCTTCGTGTCTTTGTATGTGTTGTGGCTACTTGTGGTTATTCCTAGCTTGGATTTCGTTGATGCCTGTATAGTTCTCGGTGGCATCGCAGTTTCCCACATTCTCGTGTTCCTCTTCACTGTTTGGTCCGTCAATTTCAAATGCTTTATCAAGTATTCTAAG GTTGATGACATTCATCTTACTGATGCCTGCAAAATTACTCCAGCAAAATTCTGTGGCTCTAAAGAAGTTGTGCCACTCTACCTTAGAAAG CTGGCATCTTCATCCACTGAAAATGTGGATGagatttattttgattttaggaAGCAACGATTTATCTATTCAAAGGAGAAGGGAACATTCTGTAAGCTTCCTTATCCTTGCAAGGAAACATTTGGATACTATCTTAAGAATACTGGCCATGGAACTGAAGCTAAAGTTGTTGCTGCTACTGAGAAATGGGGCCGTAATGT GTTTGAATATCCTCAGCCCACATTTCAGAAATTAATGAAAGAACAATGCATGGAACCTTTTTTTGTATTCCAG GTCTTTTGTGTGGGTTTATGGTGTTTAGATGAATACTGGTACTATAGTTTGTTCACCTTGTTTATGCTGTTTATGTTCGAGTCAACAATGGCTAAGAGCCGTATAAAGACTCTATCTGAGCTTAGACGTGTAAGAGTTGATAGTGAGACTTTGATGGTGTATCGCTGTGGCAA GTGGGTAAAATTATCTGGAACTGACCTATTGCCTGGAGATGTTGTGTCCATTGGGCGTTCTGTTGGTCAAAGTGGAGAGGACAAGAATGTGCCAGCTGACATGCTTTTGCTAGCTGGAAGTGCTATTGTGAATGAAGCTATACTGACTGGTGAATCCACTCCCCAATGGAAG GTTTCAATCATGGGTAGAGGAGCTGGTGAGAAATTATCAGCTAGACGAGACAAAGCTCACGTCCTTTTTGGTGGAACAAAGATTTTGCAACACACACCAGATAAG ACACATCAAATGAAGACCCCTGATGGTGGCTGCTTGGCTGTTGTTCTACGAACTGGGTTTGAGACTAGCCAAGGAAAATTGATGCGGACTATATTATTTTCCACTGAGAGG GTAACTGCTAACAGCTGGGAAAGTGGACTATTCATTCTCTTTTTGGTCGTGTTTGCGCTAATTGCAGCTGGCTATGTTCTTAAGAAG GGGCTTGAGGACCCAACAAGAAGTAAATACAAGCTGGTTCTCAGTTGTTCCCTGATTATTACTTCAGTCATCCCCCCTGAGCTACCAATGGAGCTATCAATAGCTGTTAATACATCTTTGATTGCACTAGCACGACGTGGGATATTTTGCACTGAGCCATTTCGAATCCCATTTGCCGGGAAG GTTGATATATGTTGTTTTGATAAGACTGGGACGTTGACATCAGATGACATG GAATTCTCTGGTGTTGGTGGGCTGACAGATAGTGAAGACTTGGAAAGAGATATGAGTAAAGTCCCAAGACGAGCTCTGGAAATTCTTGCCTCTTGCCATGCATTGGTTTTTGTTGATAATAAGCTG GTTGGTGATCCTCTGGAGAAGGCTGCACTTAAGGGGATTGATTGGTCATACAAATCAGATGAAAAAGCCATGCCAAAAAA GGGTGGAGATGATGCTGTTCAAATTGTGCATAGGCACCATTTTGCATCTCACTTGAAGAGAATGGCAGTGGTTGTTCGGATGCAAGAGCAATTTTTTGCCTTTGTAAAG GGTGCACCAGAAACAATTCAGGATAGACTTGTTGATGTTCCACATTTCTATGTCCCTACCTACAAGAAATACACCCGTCAAGGATCACGAGTGTTGGCCCTGGCTTTTAAACCTCTTCCAGAGATGACA GTTAGTGAAGCCAGAAGCCTGGAAAGAGACATTGTGGAAAGTGGCCTTACTTTTGCTGGCTTTGCG GTATTTAATTGCCCCATCAGAGTAGATTCAGCTACTGTATTGTCTGAGTTAAAAAAATCATCACATGATTTG GTTATGATTACTGGTGATCAAGCTTTGACAGCTTGCCATGTAGCTAGTCAAGTTCACATCATTTCCAAACCAGCAATGATTCTTAGCCGTGCAAAGAACAATGAAAAATATGACTGGGTTTCGCCTGATGAGACTGACATAGTCAGTTACAG TGAGAATGAAGTAGAAGCTCTTTCAGAAACTTATGATCTTTGTATTGGAGGTGAATGTGTTGAGATGTTGCAGCAGACATCAGCTACACTTAAAGTAATTCCATATGTCAAG GTATTTGCAAGGGTTGCCCCTGAGCAAAAGGAACTTATTATGACCACTTTTAAGTCTGTGGGAAGGATAGCACTGATGTGTGGTGATGGAACTAACGATGTTGGTGCCTTGAAGCAG GCACATGTTGGAGTAGCTTTGTTGAATGCAATTCCGCCCTCTAAGGGTGAGAAATCTGCATCATCTAAAAATGAACCCCCAAAAAATCCCAAGTCAAAGAAACTCAAGCCTGCAATAGAGAATGGAGATGGTAGTGTGAATAGTAGAGGTACTTCAAGGTCAGAATCCACCAGTAGCCAAGCTGCTAACCGCCATCTTACACCGGCAGAGATGCAACGGGAGAAGTTGAAGAAACTCATGGATGAGCTAAATGAGGGCGGTGATGGTCAAGCCCCTATTGTTAAACTTGGGGATGCCTCAATGGCATCACCATTCACTGCAAAGCATGCTTCAGTAGCCCCTACCACAGACATCATCCGTCAAGGTCGCAGTACCCTAGTAACCACCCTCCAGATGTTTAAAATACTTGGACTTAACTGCCTTGCGACTGCCTATGTATTGAGTGTGATGTACTTGGATGGTGTGAAACTCGGTGACGTCCAGGCTACAATCAGTGGGGTATTTACTGCTGCGTTCTTTCTATTCATTTCGCATGCTCGCCCACTTCAAAACCTTTCAGCTGAGCGCCCTCATCCAAATATCTTCTGCGCCTatgtttttctctctcttctagGGCAATTTGCCGTTCACCTCtttttcttgatttcttctGTCAATGAAGCCAACAAATACATGCCAGATGAATGTATCGAGCCAGACTCCGATTTTCATCCGAACCTTGTGAATACGGTTTCATACATGGTGAGCATGATGCTGCAGGTGGCTACCTTTGCGGTGAACTACATGGGCCGTCCTTTCAACCAGAGCATATCAGAAAACAAACCATTTCTTTACGCCCTGTTGGGTGCTGTTGGTTTTTTCACTGTTATCACCTCTGATTTATTCAGGAACTTGAATGACTGGTTGAAGTTAGTCCCGTTGCCAACAGGATTGAGAGATAAGTTGTTGGTCTGGGCAGTTCTCATGTTCCTGTCTTGCTACTCGTGGGAACGATTGTTGAGGTGGGCCTTCCCGGGGAAGATGCCAGCCTGGAAGCACCGACAAAGGCGTGCTGCAGCAAGTCTAGAAAAGAAGAAGCTCTAG
- the LOC116014447 gene encoding probable manganese-transporting ATPase PDR2 isoform X1, whose translation MKEQCMEPFFVFQVFCVGLWCLDEYWYYSLFTLFMLFMFESTMAKSRIKTLSELRRVRVDSETLMVYRCGKWVKLSGTDLLPGDVVSIGRSVGQSGEDKNVPADMLLLAGSAIVNEAILTGESTPQWKVSIMGRGAGEKLSARRDKAHVLFGGTKILQHTPDKTHQMKTPDGGCLAVVLRTGFETSQGKLMRTILFSTERVTANSWESGLFILFLVVFALIAAGYVLKKGLEDPTRSKYKLVLSCSLIITSVIPPELPMELSIAVNTSLIALARRGIFCTEPFRIPFAGKVDICCFDKTGTLTSDDMEFSGVGGLTDSEDLERDMSKVPRRALEILASCHALVFVDNKLVGDPLEKAALKGIDWSYKSDEKAMPKKGGDDAVQIVHRHHFASHLKRMAVVVRMQEQFFAFVKGAPETIQDRLVDVPHFYVPTYKKYTRQGSRVLALAFKPLPEMTVSEARSLERDIVESGLTFAGFAVFNCPIRVDSATVLSELKKSSHDLVMITGDQALTACHVASQVHIISKPAMILSRAKNNEKYDWVSPDETDIVSYSENEVEALSETYDLCIGGECVEMLQQTSATLKVIPYVKVFARVAPEQKELIMTTFKSVGRIALMCGDGTNDVGALKQAHVGVALLNAIPPSKGEKSASSKNEPPKNPKSKKLKPAIENGDGSVNSRGTSRSESTSSQAANRHLTPAEMQREKLKKLMDELNEGGDGQAPIVKLGDASMASPFTAKHASVAPTTDIIRQGRSTLVTTLQMFKILGLNCLATAYVLSVMYLDGVKLGDVQATISGVFTAAFFLFISHARPLQNLSAERPHPNIFCAYVFLSLLGQFAVHLFFLISSVNEANKYMPDECIEPDSDFHPNLVNTVSYMVSMMLQVATFAVNYMGRPFNQSISENKPFLYALLGAVGFFTVITSDLFRNLNDWLKLVPLPTGLRDKLLVWAVLMFLSCYSWERLLRWAFPGKMPAWKHRQRRAAASLEKKKL comes from the exons ATGAAAGAACAATGCATGGAACCTTTTTTTGTATTCCAG GTCTTTTGTGTGGGTTTATGGTGTTTAGATGAATACTGGTACTATAGTTTGTTCACCTTGTTTATGCTGTTTATGTTCGAGTCAACAATGGCTAAGAGCCGTATAAAGACTCTATCTGAGCTTAGACGTGTAAGAGTTGATAGTGAGACTTTGATGGTGTATCGCTGTGGCAA GTGGGTAAAATTATCTGGAACTGACCTATTGCCTGGAGATGTTGTGTCCATTGGGCGTTCTGTTGGTCAAAGTGGAGAGGACAAGAATGTGCCAGCTGACATGCTTTTGCTAGCTGGAAGTGCTATTGTGAATGAAGCTATACTGACTGGTGAATCCACTCCCCAATGGAAG GTTTCAATCATGGGTAGAGGAGCTGGTGAGAAATTATCAGCTAGACGAGACAAAGCTCACGTCCTTTTTGGTGGAACAAAGATTTTGCAACACACACCAGATAAG ACACATCAAATGAAGACCCCTGATGGTGGCTGCTTGGCTGTTGTTCTACGAACTGGGTTTGAGACTAGCCAAGGAAAATTGATGCGGACTATATTATTTTCCACTGAGAGG GTAACTGCTAACAGCTGGGAAAGTGGACTATTCATTCTCTTTTTGGTCGTGTTTGCGCTAATTGCAGCTGGCTATGTTCTTAAGAAG GGGCTTGAGGACCCAACAAGAAGTAAATACAAGCTGGTTCTCAGTTGTTCCCTGATTATTACTTCAGTCATCCCCCCTGAGCTACCAATGGAGCTATCAATAGCTGTTAATACATCTTTGATTGCACTAGCACGACGTGGGATATTTTGCACTGAGCCATTTCGAATCCCATTTGCCGGGAAG GTTGATATATGTTGTTTTGATAAGACTGGGACGTTGACATCAGATGACATG GAATTCTCTGGTGTTGGTGGGCTGACAGATAGTGAAGACTTGGAAAGAGATATGAGTAAAGTCCCAAGACGAGCTCTGGAAATTCTTGCCTCTTGCCATGCATTGGTTTTTGTTGATAATAAGCTG GTTGGTGATCCTCTGGAGAAGGCTGCACTTAAGGGGATTGATTGGTCATACAAATCAGATGAAAAAGCCATGCCAAAAAA GGGTGGAGATGATGCTGTTCAAATTGTGCATAGGCACCATTTTGCATCTCACTTGAAGAGAATGGCAGTGGTTGTTCGGATGCAAGAGCAATTTTTTGCCTTTGTAAAG GGTGCACCAGAAACAATTCAGGATAGACTTGTTGATGTTCCACATTTCTATGTCCCTACCTACAAGAAATACACCCGTCAAGGATCACGAGTGTTGGCCCTGGCTTTTAAACCTCTTCCAGAGATGACA GTTAGTGAAGCCAGAAGCCTGGAAAGAGACATTGTGGAAAGTGGCCTTACTTTTGCTGGCTTTGCG GTATTTAATTGCCCCATCAGAGTAGATTCAGCTACTGTATTGTCTGAGTTAAAAAAATCATCACATGATTTG GTTATGATTACTGGTGATCAAGCTTTGACAGCTTGCCATGTAGCTAGTCAAGTTCACATCATTTCCAAACCAGCAATGATTCTTAGCCGTGCAAAGAACAATGAAAAATATGACTGGGTTTCGCCTGATGAGACTGACATAGTCAGTTACAG TGAGAATGAAGTAGAAGCTCTTTCAGAAACTTATGATCTTTGTATTGGAGGTGAATGTGTTGAGATGTTGCAGCAGACATCAGCTACACTTAAAGTAATTCCATATGTCAAG GTATTTGCAAGGGTTGCCCCTGAGCAAAAGGAACTTATTATGACCACTTTTAAGTCTGTGGGAAGGATAGCACTGATGTGTGGTGATGGAACTAACGATGTTGGTGCCTTGAAGCAG GCACATGTTGGAGTAGCTTTGTTGAATGCAATTCCGCCCTCTAAGGGTGAGAAATCTGCATCATCTAAAAATGAACCCCCAAAAAATCCCAAGTCAAAGAAACTCAAGCCTGCAATAGAGAATGGAGATGGTAGTGTGAATAGTAGAGGTACTTCAAGGTCAGAATCCACCAGTAGCCAAGCTGCTAACCGCCATCTTACACCGGCAGAGATGCAACGGGAGAAGTTGAAGAAACTCATGGATGAGCTAAATGAGGGCGGTGATGGTCAAGCCCCTATTGTTAAACTTGGGGATGCCTCAATGGCATCACCATTCACTGCAAAGCATGCTTCAGTAGCCCCTACCACAGACATCATCCGTCAAGGTCGCAGTACCCTAGTAACCACCCTCCAGATGTTTAAAATACTTGGACTTAACTGCCTTGCGACTGCCTATGTATTGAGTGTGATGTACTTGGATGGTGTGAAACTCGGTGACGTCCAGGCTACAATCAGTGGGGTATTTACTGCTGCGTTCTTTCTATTCATTTCGCATGCTCGCCCACTTCAAAACCTTTCAGCTGAGCGCCCTCATCCAAATATCTTCTGCGCCTatgtttttctctctcttctagGGCAATTTGCCGTTCACCTCtttttcttgatttcttctGTCAATGAAGCCAACAAATACATGCCAGATGAATGTATCGAGCCAGACTCCGATTTTCATCCGAACCTTGTGAATACGGTTTCATACATGGTGAGCATGATGCTGCAGGTGGCTACCTTTGCGGTGAACTACATGGGCCGTCCTTTCAACCAGAGCATATCAGAAAACAAACCATTTCTTTACGCCCTGTTGGGTGCTGTTGGTTTTTTCACTGTTATCACCTCTGATTTATTCAGGAACTTGAATGACTGGTTGAAGTTAGTCCCGTTGCCAACAGGATTGAGAGATAAGTTGTTGGTCTGGGCAGTTCTCATGTTCCTGTCTTGCTACTCGTGGGAACGATTGTTGAGGTGGGCCTTCCCGGGGAAGATGCCAGCCTGGAAGCACCGACAAAGGCGTGCTGCAGCAAGTCTAGAAAAGAAGAAGCTCTAG